In a single window of the Dinghuibacter silviterrae genome:
- a CDS encoding FecR family protein, translated as MPNFEGTEGPSLEDLLADESFLAWYRRSDATAFQRWQHELERDPARKAVADQAIVLLQQLDVKEVAIPEGQVSAAENKLFARIAGMPQGSGVPESEAAAGSGAPAEAAHSLAGTAVAAQEIPAPAHVGPTRVIRLRSWRTWVSAAACVLVVALAAWLDKNWISGKKTLDTPYGQIASVVLPDGTEATLNAHSSLTWRRKMREGEDREVWLKGEAYLHVAKKPEHERFIVHTDHFDVIVTGTHFNVSSVEAGDGVVLQEGSVTVRTAKGEEAKLQPGDQVQYRDGQLVRQTVNPDNVIAWTNLRVVFDNATLEDVLTMIRQHYGVKVRLDNPALLHSPVNGMLANDNLDVLFKALALANNLTIQKDGDQYVIR; from the coding sequence ATGCCCAATTTTGAAGGCACGGAAGGTCCGAGTTTGGAGGACCTGTTGGCGGATGAGTCGTTTCTGGCGTGGTATCGGCGGTCCGATGCCACCGCATTCCAACGTTGGCAGCATGAGCTGGAGCGTGATCCGGCACGGAAAGCCGTGGCGGACCAGGCCATTGTGCTATTACAGCAGCTCGACGTAAAGGAAGTCGCCATACCCGAGGGGCAGGTCAGCGCCGCGGAAAATAAACTTTTTGCCCGCATCGCGGGGATGCCCCAGGGCAGCGGGGTACCCGAAAGCGAAGCCGCCGCCGGCAGCGGGGCGCCCGCCGAGGCCGCCCACAGCCTGGCGGGAACTGCCGTGGCTGCGCAGGAAATACCCGCCCCGGCCCACGTGGGCCCCACCCGCGTCATCCGCCTCCGCTCCTGGCGGACCTGGGTATCCGCTGCCGCTTGCGTCCTGGTGGTCGCATTGGCCGCCTGGCTGGACAAAAACTGGATCAGCGGCAAGAAAACCCTCGATACGCCCTACGGTCAGATTGCGTCGGTCGTCCTCCCGGACGGGACGGAGGCGACCCTGAACGCGCATTCCAGCCTTACCTGGAGGCGCAAGATGCGTGAAGGGGAAGACCGGGAGGTATGGCTCAAGGGCGAGGCTTACTTACACGTGGCCAAAAAGCCGGAACACGAGCGGTTTATCGTACATACGGATCATTTCGATGTGATTGTTACCGGCACGCACTTCAACGTCAGCAGCGTCGAGGCTGGTGACGGGGTGGTTCTTCAGGAAGGAAGCGTTACGGTCCGCACTGCTAAAGGTGAGGAAGCCAAGTTGCAACCGGGTGACCAGGTCCAATACCGGGACGGCCAGTTGGTCCGCCAGACGGTTAACCCCGATAACGTGATTGCGTGGACCAATCTGAGGGTGGTCTTTGACAACGCCACCCTGGAAGACGTATTGACCATGATCCGGCAACACTATGGGGTAAAGGTGAGGTTGGACAATCCCGCGCTTCTGCATAGCCCGGTCAACGGAATGCTGGCTAATGACAACCTGGACGTCTTATTTAAAGCATTGGCACTGGCGAATAATCTAACGATACAAAAGGACGGCGACCAATATGTGATCCGGTAG
- a CDS encoding SusC/RagA family TonB-linked outer membrane protein → MLLVCTPSYAQHPYVPAASKHTPVALVPLLQVLKELNRTRGVYFLYTARSVGETLVNDTYNVNAELEDILTQILKGTHLHYRKVNALTFVILEGDAATNPGPTGNLLQEAGMSIVGNTQLTGLVSSTEAGPLAGVTVRVKGDGPKGPWAITDETGAFSIQAPPGSALVFSSVGYEDRVMEAGTGPLQVILKPAKRELNEVVLTALGIKKPNKSVGYATTTIPGYDLTQSRETNLGNAFTGKVAGVSVAGDATGPSGSSRVIIRGNASVMGNNQPLYLVDGIPYDNTNWGGFASQYGGKDYGDGLSNINPDDIESIQVLKGVAASALYGYRGGNGAILVTTKSGADARGIRVEVNNNVTVNRVIDERDFQYVYGQGTMGTKDTTQIANMSYPYYSWGGKMDGSRAVNFLGNSYAYLPQRRNFEHFYKTGVTNQTSLAVSGGNSKGHFRLGVSDLYLDAVIPNSDMKDQGINFNSTLNITSHLQLTTTCDYVFEQVKNRASFSDAPGNLIATTLYLANSFDIRWLEPQVNASGSELLPGTGATYFSNPYFVAYRFENNTDRNRLTGAITLRYNFLHGFFAQGQVTRDGYVFDVTDVVPTGTGYATGGEFTQYELNFRELNENFMMGWNRQFGRDLKMTIDGGGNSQDNLTQDYGVGMVPTLVQGVAEQPAASPFNIPYVYTAANILQKPYTRGYAHYRVNSFYGILDVGYKNYLYLTATARNDWYSTLSIASDRYLYPSLSGSFVFSEVWHLPKWISLGKWRASYAQASNGTSPYQNVLNYGIQNYVISGQSLGYVAQSYIPNAHLKPVSIREWETGLNLGLLGGRLGLDVAYYNKKTADDILPVSISATSGYTGDYLNTGSVRNEGVELLVTATPVKAGHFQWDLSWNYANNASKVLNLGPGTPSYVISGAQARWGGEVSVSNVVGLPYGQIVGYAYKRDAHGNILYNSGGEPDQTGVVPLGSGVYKVTGGVSNQLHYRNWTLSWLIDYKFGARIYSQTNLLLYFYGLQKTTLQGREGGYVGKGVNDITGKPNSVSVPAEQYFQDISAGGSDHIAEEFIYDASFIKLRSFSLSYSIPPSHLQGSRIRGVCISLVGRNVLTLLKHTPNIDPESNLNATNGQGLELSGYPTIRSLGFNVNLKF, encoded by the coding sequence ATGCTGCTTGTGTGTACACCTTCTTACGCACAACATCCTTATGTGCCTGCCGCCTCCAAACATACGCCGGTTGCTCTTGTCCCGCTTCTCCAGGTCCTTAAGGAACTCAACCGCACCCGGGGCGTTTATTTCCTGTACACCGCCAGGTCGGTGGGGGAAACGCTGGTCAACGACACGTACAATGTCAACGCGGAGCTGGAAGACATCCTTACACAAATTCTAAAGGGAACCCATTTGCATTACCGTAAGGTGAATGCCCTCACTTTTGTCATCCTGGAGGGAGACGCGGCGACCAACCCGGGACCGACGGGTAATTTGCTACAGGAGGCAGGGATGTCGATTGTGGGCAACACGCAGCTCACGGGTTTGGTCTCGTCGACGGAAGCCGGTCCGCTGGCGGGGGTGACGGTCCGTGTCAAAGGGGACGGCCCGAAGGGGCCTTGGGCCATTACCGACGAGACCGGGGCCTTTAGCATACAGGCGCCTCCGGGTTCCGCCCTGGTGTTCTCCAGCGTGGGGTATGAGGACCGGGTCATGGAGGCGGGGACCGGGCCCCTGCAAGTGATCCTGAAGCCCGCCAAACGGGAGCTCAACGAGGTGGTGCTGACCGCACTGGGGATCAAAAAGCCCAACAAATCCGTGGGGTATGCCACGACCACCATACCGGGCTATGACCTGACCCAGTCGCGCGAAACCAACCTGGGGAACGCCTTTACCGGGAAGGTCGCGGGGGTGAGCGTGGCAGGTGACGCCACGGGCCCTTCGGGCAGCAGCCGGGTGATCATCCGCGGAAATGCCAGCGTCATGGGCAACAACCAACCCCTTTACCTCGTGGACGGTATTCCCTACGACAACACCAACTGGGGCGGTTTTGCCAGCCAATACGGGGGAAAAGACTATGGAGACGGGTTGTCCAACATCAATCCGGACGATATAGAGAGCATCCAGGTCCTCAAGGGTGTGGCGGCCTCCGCCCTGTACGGATACCGGGGGGGCAACGGGGCCATCCTGGTGACCACGAAGTCGGGAGCGGATGCCAGGGGGATACGCGTGGAGGTGAACAACAATGTAACGGTCAACCGGGTCATCGACGAGCGGGACTTCCAATACGTCTATGGCCAGGGGACCATGGGCACCAAAGACACCACCCAGATCGCCAACATGTCTTATCCCTATTATAGCTGGGGTGGGAAGATGGACGGCTCCCGCGCCGTCAACTTCTTAGGTAATTCCTATGCTTACCTGCCGCAGCGGCGCAATTTCGAACACTTCTATAAAACCGGGGTCACCAATCAAACCTCCCTGGCCGTCTCCGGCGGTAATTCGAAGGGCCACTTCCGGCTGGGGGTTTCCGACCTGTACCTGGATGCGGTCATCCCCAATTCCGATATGAAGGACCAGGGTATTAACTTCAATTCCACGCTGAACATCACGTCCCACCTGCAATTGACAACGACCTGCGACTATGTCTTCGAGCAGGTGAAGAACAGGGCGTCTTTTTCCGACGCCCCGGGTAACCTGATTGCTACTACCCTTTATCTTGCCAACAGCTTTGACATCCGCTGGCTGGAGCCGCAGGTCAACGCCAGCGGAAGCGAGCTCTTACCGGGGACGGGGGCGACATATTTCAGCAATCCCTATTTCGTGGCCTACCGGTTCGAGAACAATACCGACCGGAACCGCCTGACGGGCGCCATCACCCTCCGGTACAACTTTCTGCATGGCTTCTTTGCGCAAGGCCAGGTCACCCGGGACGGGTATGTATTCGATGTGACCGACGTAGTGCCTACCGGCACGGGTTATGCGACGGGTGGCGAGTTTACCCAATACGAACTCAACTTCCGGGAGCTCAACGAAAACTTTATGATGGGGTGGAACCGCCAATTCGGGAGGGACCTGAAGATGACGATCGACGGCGGCGGCAATTCCCAGGACAACCTCACCCAGGATTATGGGGTGGGCATGGTGCCCACCCTGGTGCAGGGTGTCGCGGAGCAACCTGCGGCCAGCCCGTTCAATATCCCGTATGTCTATACCGCGGCCAACATTCTCCAGAAACCCTATACCCGCGGATATGCACACTACCGCGTCAATTCTTTTTATGGCATCCTGGACGTTGGCTATAAGAACTACCTCTACCTGACGGCCACCGCCCGTAACGACTGGTATTCCACGCTCAGCATCGCCAGCGACCGCTACCTGTATCCCTCGTTGAGCGGCAGTTTTGTTTTCTCCGAGGTCTGGCACCTGCCGAAATGGATCAGCCTCGGGAAATGGCGGGCGTCTTACGCCCAGGCGTCCAACGGCACCTCGCCCTATCAGAACGTGTTGAACTACGGCATACAAAACTATGTGATCAGCGGCCAGTCCCTCGGGTATGTCGCCCAAAGCTATATCCCCAACGCCCACCTCAAACCCGTCAGCATCCGCGAGTGGGAGACGGGGCTTAACCTGGGTCTGTTGGGCGGCCGGTTGGGGTTGGACGTCGCCTATTACAACAAAAAAACGGCCGACGATATCCTCCCCGTCTCCATCAGCGCGACCTCCGGGTATACGGGCGACTACCTCAACACGGGGTCCGTCCGCAACGAGGGGGTGGAACTGCTCGTCACCGCCACGCCGGTAAAGGCGGGTCACTTTCAGTGGGACCTGTCGTGGAACTATGCCAACAACGCCAGCAAGGTCCTCAACCTCGGGCCCGGTACGCCGAGCTATGTCATCAGCGGCGCCCAGGCCCGGTGGGGCGGGGAGGTCAGCGTGAGCAATGTGGTCGGCTTGCCTTATGGCCAGATCGTCGGATATGCTTACAAACGGGATGCGCACGGAAATATCCTGTACAATTCAGGCGGAGAACCGGATCAGACCGGCGTGGTTCCCCTGGGTTCCGGGGTATACAAGGTGACAGGGGGGGTGTCCAACCAGTTGCACTATCGCAATTGGACGTTGTCGTGGCTGATCGATTATAAATTTGGGGCGCGAATATATTCACAGACAAACCTGCTTTTGTATTTCTATGGTCTCCAGAAGACAACGCTCCAGGGACGCGAAGGAGGGTATGTGGGCAAGGGCGTCAACGACATTACCGGGAAACCCAATTCGGTCAGTGTTCCTGCGGAACAGTACTTCCAGGATATTTCCGCGGGCGGGTCCGACCATATCGCCGAAGAATTTATTTACGACGCCAGCTTTATAAAACTCCGTTCTTTTTCCCTCTCTTATTCCATCCCCCCCTCCCATCTACAGGGGTCGAGGATCAGGGGAGTGTGTATTTCCCTCGTGGGCCGGAATGTGCTCACCTTGCTCAAACACACACCCAACATCGATCCTGAGTCTAACCTCAACGCTACCAACGGACAAGGGCTGGAGCTGTCCGGTTATCCCACCATTCGCAGCCTCGGCTTCAACGTGAATCTGAAGTTTTAA
- a CDS encoding serine hydrolase domain-containing protein translates to MRKLITLLICSILSTAAGAQKTSKKEPFYFPPKGAWETRSPESLKVDTTKIKDAIQAAKANETKDSRDLAVAQVQDFWKEPYLEAEGAFGERGDPTGIIVYKGYIIAIWGDPTQVEMTNSVTKSFLSTVIGVAVDKGLIKSVLDTIAPYMAPIELFQPQGGPPLGAQPQLLYPFATPHNRFLTWDVMLRQTSDWEGTLWGKPDWADRPEATANAALQRERHAPGTVWKYNDVRVNALALAATNVWRKPLPQVLKTYVMDPIGASDTWRWMGYRNAWIVIDGQPVQSVSGGGHWGGGMFINAYDMARFGLLTLNRGKWNGQQLVSDTWVMQALTPTTANKGYGYMNWFLNGDQKLFPSAPKTAFAHIGNGQNVIYVDPEHDLVIVARWITGKGMDTVIRNVLAALPR, encoded by the coding sequence ATGAGAAAACTCATAACCCTGCTGATTTGCAGCATCCTGTCGACGGCTGCCGGCGCGCAAAAAACGTCGAAAAAGGAGCCGTTTTATTTCCCGCCGAAAGGCGCCTGGGAAACCCGCTCCCCGGAAAGCCTGAAAGTCGACACGACCAAGATAAAGGACGCCATCCAGGCCGCAAAGGCCAACGAGACCAAGGACTCCCGCGACCTGGCGGTCGCCCAGGTCCAGGACTTTTGGAAGGAACCTTACCTGGAAGCGGAGGGTGCGTTCGGCGAAAGGGGTGACCCCACCGGGATCATCGTATACAAGGGCTATATCATTGCTATATGGGGCGACCCCACCCAGGTGGAAATGACAAACAGCGTCACCAAGAGCTTCCTGTCAACGGTCATCGGTGTGGCGGTTGATAAGGGGTTGATAAAGAGTGTATTGGATACGATAGCGCCCTACATGGCCCCGATCGAGTTGTTCCAGCCCCAGGGCGGGCCCCCGCTAGGGGCTCAGCCACAACTGCTATACCCCTTCGCCACACCGCACAACCGCTTTCTCACCTGGGACGTCATGCTGCGGCAAACCAGCGACTGGGAGGGCACCCTTTGGGGAAAACCCGACTGGGCGGATCGGCCGGAAGCCACGGCCAACGCGGCGCTGCAACGGGAACGGCACGCCCCGGGCACGGTTTGGAAATACAACGACGTCCGTGTCAACGCCCTGGCGCTGGCGGCGACGAACGTGTGGCGCAAGCCTTTGCCGCAGGTGTTAAAGACCTACGTCATGGACCCGATCGGCGCATCGGATACGTGGCGCTGGATGGGCTACCGGAACGCCTGGATCGTCATCGACGGGCAGCCGGTACAATCGGTGAGCGGGGGCGGTCACTGGGGTGGGGGCATGTTTATCAATGCGTATGACATGGCCCGTTTTGGCCTCCTGACGCTGAACCGGGGCAAATGGAATGGCCAGCAACTCGTCTCCGATACCTGGGTGATGCAGGCGTTGACGCCCACTACGGCCAATAAAGGCTACGGCTATATGAATTGGTTCCTTAATGGGGACCAAAAGCTGTTCCCCAGCGCCCCCAAAACGGCCTTTGCGCACATCGGTAATGGGCAGAACGTCATCTATGTAGATCCGGAGCACGACCTCGTGATCGTGGCCCGATGGATCACGGGCAAAGGGATGGACACCGTCATCAGGAACGTGCTGGCCGCACTGCCGCGATAA
- a CDS encoding RNA polymerase sigma factor — MENTVQDIALWDSFKKGEPEAFRQLFRRYYPSLYLYGHKITPDKELLEDCIQDLFTELWLSPSKTPVQSVRAYLLKALQYKLLKSIQKRSKIQLGEDTPDTFQISHENFIILREHQEENGEKVKTAMEQLSPRQQEIVYLRFFQELSYEEISEVMHINYQVARNLLYQSIKALRKTLA; from the coding sequence TTGGAAAATACCGTCCAGGACATAGCATTGTGGGATTCCTTTAAAAAAGGAGAGCCGGAAGCCTTCCGCCAGCTTTTCCGACGATATTACCCCTCCCTTTACCTTTACGGCCACAAAATCACACCGGACAAAGAGCTTCTCGAAGACTGCATCCAGGACCTGTTTACCGAGCTATGGCTCAGTCCCAGCAAGACGCCCGTCCAGTCTGTCCGTGCCTACCTGCTCAAGGCGCTCCAGTATAAACTCCTGAAAAGCATCCAAAAGCGGTCCAAGATCCAGTTGGGAGAGGATACGCCCGATACCTTTCAGATCAGCCACGAAAACTTCATCATCCTCCGCGAGCACCAGGAGGAAAACGGGGAAAAGGTCAAGACCGCCATGGAGCAATTGTCTCCGCGGCAGCAGGAGATCGTTTACCTGCGCTTTTTCCAGGAACTGAGCTATGAGGAGATTTCGGAGGTGATGCACATCAACTACCAGGTGGCGCGCAATCTTTTGTATCAGTCTATCAAAGCGCTCAGAAAAACGCTCGCTTAG
- the nagB gene encoding glucosamine-6-phosphate deaminase, with protein sequence MSTVDAFEKIPVKIFTTPKEGSKYAAREIAHLIRSKADQGLPCVLGLATGSTPISLYAELVRMHKEEGLSFKNVITFNLDEYYPIEPETLQSYHAFMHRNLFSKVDVDPANIHIPDGRVAKDKIKEYCQKYEQKIEAVGGIDLQILGIGNNGHIGFNEPGSSRYSKTRLVTLDNSTRVANAREFQNISQVPRMAITAGIQTIMGAKRILLMAWGLKAGIVQKAVEGDVTEHIPASILQQHNDCTFVIDELAATELTRFKSPWLAGEVEWTPKMMRRAVIALALKLQKPILSLTTNDYIDGGLGDLLTEHGDAYEINLQVYYQLRDSITGWPGGKPNAVIPAHPERSTPYPKRVVIFSPHPDDDIISMGGTFMRLHDQGHDVHVAYQTSGNIAVTDEFVTRFLDFAVGFEDMFGIDAKKSREILQEARAFLFNKKPSQMDTSEIRAIKGLIRRCEAKATCRYVGLTDDHAHFMNLPFYETGAIEKKPMGEEDIQITMELLRKLKPHQIYAAGDLADPHGTHKVCLDIIFESMRRLKAAGDEWIKDCWLWLYKGAWQEWDISEIEMAIPMSPEQVMKKRFGIFIHQSQKDMVPFQGTDSREFWQRAEDRNSNTANLYAELGLTRYAAMEAFVRWIY encoded by the coding sequence ATGAGTACGGTAGACGCATTTGAAAAAATTCCAGTCAAGATCTTTACGACCCCGAAGGAAGGCTCTAAGTACGCCGCCAGGGAAATCGCCCATTTGATCCGTTCCAAGGCAGACCAAGGCCTCCCCTGTGTACTGGGGCTCGCCACCGGCTCCACGCCCATTTCCCTCTACGCCGAACTCGTGCGGATGCACAAGGAGGAAGGCCTCAGCTTCAAAAACGTCATTACCTTCAACCTCGACGAATACTATCCCATAGAACCGGAAACCCTGCAGAGCTATCACGCGTTCATGCACCGGAACCTCTTTAGCAAGGTCGACGTCGACCCGGCCAACATCCACATCCCGGACGGCCGCGTTGCCAAAGACAAGATCAAGGAATATTGTCAGAAGTACGAACAAAAAATTGAAGCCGTCGGCGGCATCGACCTCCAGATCCTCGGGATCGGGAATAACGGCCACATCGGCTTTAACGAACCTGGCTCCAGCCGCTACTCCAAGACCCGCCTGGTGACCCTGGACAATTCCACCCGGGTAGCCAACGCCCGCGAATTCCAAAACATTTCCCAGGTGCCGCGCATGGCCATCACCGCCGGCATCCAGACCATCATGGGCGCCAAACGCATCCTCCTCATGGCCTGGGGCCTGAAAGCAGGTATCGTTCAAAAGGCCGTGGAAGGCGATGTCACCGAGCATATCCCCGCCTCCATCCTCCAACAACACAACGACTGCACCTTCGTCATCGACGAGCTGGCCGCCACTGAACTCACGCGGTTCAAATCCCCCTGGCTCGCCGGTGAAGTCGAATGGACACCCAAAATGATGCGCCGGGCCGTCATAGCTCTCGCCTTGAAGCTCCAAAAGCCCATCCTCAGCCTGACGACCAACGACTATATCGACGGCGGCCTGGGCGACCTCCTGACCGAACACGGGGACGCTTACGAAATCAACCTCCAGGTCTATTACCAGTTGCGGGATTCCATCACCGGCTGGCCCGGCGGAAAACCCAATGCCGTCATCCCCGCCCATCCCGAGCGGTCCACCCCCTACCCCAAGCGCGTGGTTATCTTTTCCCCCCACCCTGACGACGACATCATCAGTATGGGCGGCACCTTTATGCGCCTCCACGACCAGGGACACGACGTCCACGTCGCCTACCAGACGTCCGGGAACATCGCCGTCACCGACGAATTCGTGACCCGTTTCCTCGACTTCGCCGTCGGCTTCGAAGACATGTTCGGCATCGACGCCAAAAAATCCAGAGAGATCCTCCAGGAAGCGCGGGCGTTTTTGTTTAATAAAAAGCCCAGCCAGATGGACACCTCCGAGATCCGTGCGATCAAGGGGCTCATCCGCCGCTGCGAGGCCAAGGCCACCTGCCGTTACGTAGGTCTGACGGACGACCACGCCCACTTCATGAACCTCCCGTTCTATGAAACCGGCGCGATCGAGAAAAAACCCATGGGCGAAGAAGACATCCAGATCACCATGGAATTGCTACGCAAGCTAAAACCCCACCAGATATACGCCGCCGGCGACCTCGCCGACCCCCATGGCACCCACAAGGTCTGCCTCGACATCATCTTCGAATCCATGCGCCGCCTCAAGGCCGCCGGGGACGAATGGATCAAGGACTGCTGGCTGTGGCTCTACAAGGGCGCATGGCAGGAATGGGACATTTCCGAGATCGAAATGGCCATCCCCATGAGCCCCGAACAGGTGATGAAGAAACGCTTCGGCATCTTCATCCACCAATCCCAAAAGGACATGGTCCCCTTCCAGGGCACCGACAGCCGCGAATTCTGGCAACGCGCCGAAGACCGCAACAGCAATACCGCCAACCTTTATGCAGAGCTGGGGTTGACACGGTATGCGGCGATGGAGGCGTTTGTAAGGTGGATATACTAG